The following is a genomic window from uncultured Draconibacterium sp..
TTGAGCAGGGTATTGTAAAAGTATTTAAAGAACCTTTTGTTTATGCCGGACCGGATGTTGTGCTTTGTAGCTTCGACGATTATACCTTGGTTGGCGATACTGCCTGGAACCACAGCGCCATTTATTGGGGAAGCACCGGCGATGGAACATTCAGCGATGAATATAGCCTGCACCCTACTTATACTTTTGGCTCCACCGATATTCTGAAGGGTGAAGCTACCCTTTTTATTACTGCCGAAGGTTTAGCCGACAATGGTACCTGTATCCCGGCAGTAGATTCAGCAACGCTTATACTTAGTCCTTCTATAACGATTGATAGTGCAGCTGTTCTGTGTTATGGGCAAACTGTTCCCGACTGGGAAAGCCAGGTAATATCGAGCCTTGTCGATAGTGTTTACATTTCAGAGCATAAAACCGTGGGTGGTTGCGATTCTACATTAACGCTGACGGTAAGTATAATTGATGGTGGCCTCACGGAGGTTTATGAAACAGCCTGTGTAGAATATACCTGGATTGCTGGTAATGACAGCACTTATTACGAGTCGGGCACTTACGATTATAGCATCCAAGAAGGTGGATGTGCTGATACCATGCGCTTGCATCTTGTTATTAGTCCGCCAATTTTATTAGATACTATCATTACTGATGTGCTTTGTTATGGAGACAGTAATGGCGCTGTTGATCTTGTGGTTGCCGGAGGTATCGAACCATATACCTTCCTTTGGAGCAATGGAGAAACAACGCAGAACATCAGTGGTTTGTCAGCTGGTACATATACAGTAACCGTTACCGATTCTCTTGGTTGTGAAGCTACAATTGCGGTTGATGTTGCTGAACCTGCTGAGCTACAAATTGCCCTTGATACTGTAATAGATGTAACGCTTGCCGGTGCATCTACAGGAAGCATTGAGGTTAGTGTTGGTGGAGGAACACCGAATTACAATTACCAATGGATAAATGAAGCAGGAAATGTTGTTGGTACGGATGAAGACTTGATTGATCAACCAGCCGGAGAGTATATTATAACGGTACGCGATACAAATGGATGTCAGACTACTTTAACGGCTACCATTTTTCAACCATCATTGCTGGAGTTTGCTGACATCGACTCATTATGCCAGTTCTCTGTTGCTCCCGAATTACCCGATACCGCGTTAAACGGAACTCCGGGGTATTGGTTGCCGAATGCCATAAATACAGCAATAGCCGACGATTTCCAGCATGTTTTCTACCCCGATTCGGGCTACCATGCAGAATCTTTTAACTTAACTATTACCGTTGTTCCTGCTATCGATCTGAATGTTGATCCGGTTGATCCGGGCTACGATCCAGAGCCGGTTGGAAGCATCTTTATGAATATAAACGGAGGAAACGAACCTTATACCATTAACTGGACCGGCCCCGATGGTTATACTGCAAAATCTAAGGATATTGTCGACCTTCCTGCCGGAGATTATTGGGTGGAAGTAAGCGATAATATTGGCTGTTACGACAGCTTATCGGTAAGCTTGCGAGCCTTTGAGCCCGAGTTTAGCTGTCCGCCCGATACCCTGTTTGAGTGTCCGGATGTAACTCAATATCCTGCGGCAAACAATGTTGCTGAGTTTATAGCCATTGGCGGATATTATAATCCGGCTAATATAGTGGACAACATTACACATTCTGATAATCAGGTTTCAAGTGAGTACTGTTTAACTCTCGAACGTACCTACGTAATTGAAGATATTTACGGTCGCTTCGATTCGTGTACACAAATCATAAATTTCCACGATACAATCCCGCCGTTACTTAATGCTCCTGAAGGCGATACCGTTGAGTGTTATTCTTCTGCTTTTTCTACTTTCAAAGATTATGCTGATTTTATCGCGTCGGGTGTACCTGTGCCTTCCGATAATTGTGGAATCGATCCATCGACTTTTACCGTTCGCGATACCTTGATTAATGTAGAACCCGGTCGTTCGGAGTTAATTTACTATTACAGCATTGCCGACCTTTGTGGAAACGTTGGCCGCGATACCACTTATTTCCTTGTTCTTGATAAGGAACCACCTGAAGTATTTTGTGCCGATATCACGGTTTATCTGGATGAAAATGGCACATATCATATAACGGTACAGGATTCGGTTGCTATGGTCGACAGTGTGTTTGATAACTGTACGGCACCTGAAAACCTGAGGGTGGAAATAGAAGTGAATGAGATTACTTGCGAGGATATAGAATCGGGAACACAAGCCCGGATAGTAGTTTATGATGAGGTCGGACTTTCGGATGAATGTGTGGCAAATATTACCGTAGTTGATACCATGCCTCCGGTGGCGCTTTGTCGTCCGCTTACCATTTACCTCGACGAAAACGGACAAGCGGGCGTAACTGCCGAAATGGTCGATAACGGATCGTATGATAATTGTGCCGATGTAACGCTGGCAATCGACAGAACTGATTTTGATTGTGCGAACCTGGGAGATAACACAGTAACCCTTACTGTTACCGATGAATACGGATTACAAAGCACTTGTGATGCAGTTGTAACGGTAATTGATTCTATCTCGCCACAAATAAGTTGTATTGGGCGCGATACGGTACAGCTAAGCGAAGAAGATGGAACCTATGCCTTAAGCTATGATATGCTTACCACTTCAGAGTTGGAAAATTGTGAGATTGTTAGTCGCGATTTAGATCGATACGTTCTTGATTGTGATGATATTGAGGCTAGCCCGGTAACCATTACTGCATTTGCTACCGATCAGAGTGGAAATATTGGTAGCTGTACCGTTGAGTTTGTTGTATTGGGTAATATACCTCCGAATGTACTAAACGACTCGGCAATTACAGCGGTGAATGTGCCGGTAGAAATTCCGGTGACGCGAAACGATTACGACCTGAAAACAAACATTAATCTGGAATCACTCGGGGTTTTGGTTGGTCCGGGTCATGGTTCGGTAGTCATCGATAAAACTACAGGTTCGGCAATGTATACTCCAGACCGGAACTTTGTAGGATCCGATATATTCTACTATGAAATTTGTGACGATGGTATTCCTTGTAAGCCGGAGTGTGGACAAGCCATTGTGTTTGTAACCGTACTTCCTGCCAACGAGCCTCCTGTGGCTGTCGACGACTACTTTGAAGTGCCATGCGGCGAGTTGTTTGGAAATGTATTGTATGGCGACGATTTTGGAAATGGGGTAGATTATGATCCAGATGTTGGCGATAAAATTACAGTAAGCCAGACACTGGTTACTCCGCCGGATAGTGGTGTGTTTAACTGGTTGGACGGCGATGGAAACTTTGAGTACATTCCGTTTGATGGATTCTTCGGAACTGATAGCTTCGAGTATAGAATTTGCGACGATGGTATTCCTTCATCCTTGTGCGCCACCGCCTGGGTTCATATCACCCGTGTGCAGGATAACGATTGCGATGGTGTTGCCGATGTTGATGATATTGATGATGATAATGACGGAATTCGGGATAGTATTGAGAATGGTGGTTACTGGCCAGAAGACGAGATGGGACTGATCGATTCCGATCATGACGGAATACCGGATTACATGGACATCGACTCGGATAACGATGGAATACCGGATAATATTGAAGGTCAGGGCGAGCACAATTACATTCCACCTACAGGAGTTGATTCGAACGGCGATGGCTGGGATGATGTATACGACGTAACAATTGGTGGTGTAATTACTTTCGACGAAGAGTTGACCGATACCGATGGCGATTCGATGCCTGATTACCTGGATATTGACTCGGACAACGACGGTGTATTTGATATGATTGAAGGCCACGATGCCGACCACAATGGTATTGCCGATGTATTACGATGGTACACTGATGCCGACCACGATGGATTGGATGATGCTTATGATATCTATTATGGATGGGCCGAATATGGTAACGAGATAGGTAGTAATGCGCCACTTCAGGATTTCGACGATGACGGAACACGCGACTGGCGCGATATTAACGATGAAGATGATGATTACCTGACAGTAAATGAGGATCTGAACGGTAACGGCGATTACAGCGACGATGACCTCGATCTGGATGGTTATCCTGAATACCTGGATACCGAGCTGAATTGTGAGCTGTTTATTCCTGAAGGATTTTCGCCAAACGACGATGATGTTCACGACTTCTTCCAGATTTTGTGTATTCAGAAATATCCGAATGCCAAACTAATGATATTTAACCGTAATGGTGTGAAGCTCTGGGAAAAAGAACATTACGGG
Proteins encoded in this region:
- a CDS encoding Ig-like domain-containing protein gives rise to the protein MKRQKYILMMILLVVTTMVIAQESYVIDSVCVGAERTYRRDGEAGYTYYWEIIDRQLNDTIPVLEVPFVVDLGNDTIYGSESTILWDTDGDYDIRVYVTSEHGCDTVEQGIVKVFKEPFVYAGPDVVLCSFDDYTLVGDTAWNHSAIYWGSTGDGTFSDEYSLHPTYTFGSTDILKGEATLFITAEGLADNGTCIPAVDSATLILSPSITIDSAAVLCYGQTVPDWESQVISSLVDSVYISEHKTVGGCDSTLTLTVSIIDGGLTEVYETACVEYTWIAGNDSTYYESGTYDYSIQEGGCADTMRLHLVISPPILLDTIITDVLCYGDSNGAVDLVVAGGIEPYTFLWSNGETTQNISGLSAGTYTVTVTDSLGCEATIAVDVAEPAELQIALDTVIDVTLAGASTGSIEVSVGGGTPNYNYQWINEAGNVVGTDEDLIDQPAGEYIITVRDTNGCQTTLTATIFQPSLLEFADIDSLCQFSVAPELPDTALNGTPGYWLPNAINTAIADDFQHVFYPDSGYHAESFNLTITVVPAIDLNVDPVDPGYDPEPVGSIFMNINGGNEPYTINWTGPDGYTAKSKDIVDLPAGDYWVEVSDNIGCYDSLSVSLRAFEPEFSCPPDTLFECPDVTQYPAANNVAEFIAIGGYYNPANIVDNITHSDNQVSSEYCLTLERTYVIEDIYGRFDSCTQIINFHDTIPPLLNAPEGDTVECYSSAFSTFKDYADFIASGVPVPSDNCGIDPSTFTVRDTLINVEPGRSELIYYYSIADLCGNVGRDTTYFLVLDKEPPEVFCADITVYLDENGTYHITVQDSVAMVDSVFDNCTAPENLRVEIEVNEITCEDIESGTQARIVVYDEVGLSDECVANITVVDTMPPVALCRPLTIYLDENGQAGVTAEMVDNGSYDNCADVTLAIDRTDFDCANLGDNTVTLTVTDEYGLQSTCDAVVTVIDSISPQISCIGRDTVQLSEEDGTYALSYDMLTTSELENCEIVSRDLDRYVLDCDDIEASPVTITAFATDQSGNIGSCTVEFVVLGNIPPNVLNDSAITAVNVPVEIPVTRNDYDLKTNINLESLGVLVGPGHGSVVIDKTTGSAMYTPDRNFVGSDIFYYEICDDGIPCKPECGQAIVFVTVLPANEPPVAVDDYFEVPCGELFGNVLYGDDFGNGVDYDPDVGDKITVSQTLVTPPDSGVFNWLDGDGNFEYIPFDGFFGTDSFEYRICDDGIPSSLCATAWVHITRVQDNDCDGVADVDDIDDDNDGIRDSIENGGYWPEDEMGLIDSDHDGIPDYMDIDSDNDGIPDNIEGQGEHNYIPPTGVDSNGDGWDDVYDVTIGGVITFDEELTDTDGDSMPDYLDIDSDNDGVFDMIEGHDADHNGIADVLRWYTDADHDGLDDAYDIYYGWAEYGNEIGSNAPLQDFDDDGTRDWRDINDEDDDYLTVNEDLNGNGDYSDDDLDLDGYPEYLDTELNCELFIPEGFSPNDDDVHDFFQILCIQKYPNAKLMIFNRNGVKLWEKEHYGNLDVWGTYYDAWWWGTSENVLTLGRAGGLPAGNYIYVLLLNDGKGTVKNGTVMLAY